A DNA window from Alligator mississippiensis isolate rAllMis1 chromosome 11, rAllMis1, whole genome shotgun sequence contains the following coding sequences:
- the UACA gene encoding uveal autoantigen with coiled-coil domains and ankyrin repeats isoform X1: MASFRLNTDWNKYDDRLMKAAERGDVEKVSSILAKKGVNPTKLDVEGRSAFHVVASKGNLDCLNTILLHGVDIKATDAAGRNALHLAAKYGHALCLQKLLQFNCPTENVDLQGRTALHDAAMSDCSSGIQLLCDHGAAVNAKDGDGRTPLVLATQMCRPSICQSLLDRGADLNARDKQNRTALMLGCEYGCRDAVEVLLRNGADVSLVDALGHDCTYYARIGDNVDILALLKTAIEDSNKVRDLTKKGQPEQKVAGTPQKWNQQQAQDEVNFRPYRREHLTMQELETENNDLKDRLREVQQEQRMLLDRISGLQLQLNEEQMVADDLENEKDELRRLLTAKENQQEESLRTIETLKSKLKYYEGDYMGSGSNFGNRKEDMLHKQGQVFAAESQTRSMLRPLELSLPNQSFTSENEILRRELDNLRAAYGAAKEETSRLQRELSHKAAECKALTLEYERTKVESDGQIKQLEDALKDVQKRMFDSEGKVKQMQTHFLVLKDHLTNEAATGNSKLVEELKDQVKDMKAKYEGASAEVGKLRNQIKQNELLVAEFRRDEGRLVEENKRLQKELGKFEMEREKRARNVLEAEGQLKDMAAKLALSVPAEKFEAMKSSLSNEVNEKAKKLAEMEGENGKLQAEFWLLKRDLESQKVKLVQHVKPEEHEQMRRRLEQKNEELGKTVSEAMSKNQSLQKEMERVHVDNKLLKQQLQALKTEIKSQYVPLKLMEEVKRANEVTVGDLTKKLSEVTQKYSENKAEAEKLLAEKTSLSQNVSHFRAVYLSPEQHEKEMAALKSSLAEVKRQLAEAVHKCDSERAKACKLALENTALKDAMRDQYVPVATHEEIKTILNSTLEKTNKDLSDLKGKTEEIKQEFVRVNEENGTLKNKMKLLQTQIQTEYISGKDHERQVSGLNKSLLELQESNAELMAKYQRGQEEILQLHAEIEAQKRELDTIQECIKSKYAPLSYFEEKEQNFEAVVKELKEQLLDQTQKRQEHEEETRRCKEENEKLRSKFLSVQNDLQQNYVLAEKSHEMEKMFTAKMEELSKQLRDLLQKYTDVKQEKDKLQEESAKQISEARAMQSRLQGQYVPVKEFEGLKESLGRAVEDLKEDLGRKKASYDREVQKVAELQQEVADLKNSSIPLADHAQVKEALEREILAIKMTLKEKEGENQGKSEELLKLRLEIQSAKQALTDLESKEVVDMSEYKSMRSALETQIANVTENLASLTKKYEEACEEALQAKKSELSLKDEKELLQSRSSSIEQEIKDQKERCDKSLTTIIDLQKRIQESAKQVEAKDNKITELLNDVERLKQALNGLSQLTYTSGVSSKRQNQQVETLQHQVKTLQQQLADAKRQHQEVIAVYRTHLLSAVQGHMDEDVQAALLQIIRMRQGLVC; the protein is encoded by the exons CTGAATACAGACTGGAACAAATATGATGATCGGTTGATGAAAGCAGCTGAAAGGGGAGATGTGGAGAAAGTGTCGTCGATCCTTGCAAAAAAGGGAGTCAATCCCACTAAACTGGATGTGGAAGGGAGGTCTGC GTTTCATGTTGTAGCATCAAAGGGAAATCTAGACTGCTTGAATACCATTCTTCTACACGGGGTTGATATCAAAGCCACTGATGCTGCAG GGAGAAACGCATTGCATCTAGCTGCGAAATATGGACATGCTCTTTGTTTGCAGAAGCTCTTACAG TTCAATTGTCCAACTGAAAATGTGGATTTGCAGGGCAGGACTGCTCTTCACGATGCAG CGATGTCGGACTGTTCCTCTGGCATACAGCTACTTTGTGATCATGGAGCTGCGGTGAATGCCAAAGACGGG GATGGGAGGACACCACTGGTGCTGGCCACTCAGATGTGTCGTCCAAGCATATGTCAGAGTCTGCTGGATAGGGGAGCTGACCTCAACGCCAGAGACAAACAGAACAG GACTGCTCTAATGTTAGGCTGTGAATATGGCTGCAGGGATGCAGTAGAAGTTTTGCTCAGAAACGGTGCGGATGTTAGTTTGGTTGATGCCCTTGGTCATGACTGTACTTACTATGCCAGAATTGGTGACAATGTTGACATTTTGGCCCTACTAAAGACTGCCATTGAGGACTCCAACAAAG tgAGGGACCTCACGAAAAAAGGGCAGCCTGAACAGAAG GTCGCTGGCACGCCGCAGAAATGGAACCAGCAGCAGGCGCAGGATGAAGTGAACTTCCGGCCGTATCGGAGGGAACACCTGACTATGCAG GAACTGGAGACAGAAAATAATGATTTGAAAGACCGATTGAGAGAAGTTCAGCAGGAACAGCGAATGCTACTAGACAGAATCAGTGGACTTCAGCTACAGCTGAATGAG GAGCAAATGGTTGCTGATGATCTTGAAAATGAG AAAGATGAGCTGAGGAGACTTCTGACAGCCAAGGAAAACCAGCAGGAGGAGAGCCTAAGAACTATTGAAACTCTGAAATCTAAGCTTAAGTACTATGAG GGTGACTACATGGGGTCTGGAAGCAATTTTGGCAACA GGAAGGAAGATATGCTGCATAAACAGGGTCAAGTATTTGCTGCAGAATCACAG ACGAGGTCTATGCTGAGGCCACTGGAGCTTTCTCTCCCCAACCAATCCTTCACATCTGAGAACGAAATTCTAAGAAGAGAGCTCGACAACTTGAGAGCTGCCTATGGTGCCGCAAAAGAAGAAACGAGCAGACTTCAGCGAGAGCTGTCTCATAAGGCAGCTGAATGCAAAGCGTTGACACTGGAATACGAGAGAACCAAAGTGGAATCGGACGGGCAGATAAAGCAGTTGGAGGATGCTCTGAAAGACGTGCAGAAGCGAATGTTCGACTCGGAAGGCAAAGTCAAGCAAATGCAAACCCACTTCCTTGTGCTGAAGGATCACTTGACTAACGAAGCCGCTACAGGGAACAGTAAGCTAGTAGAAGAGCTGAAGGATCAGGTGAAAGACATGAAAGCAAAATATGAAGGAGCCTCCGCAGAagtaggcaagctaaggaaccAGATCAAGCAGAACGAGCTGCTGGTTGCAGAGTTCAGGCGAGATGAAGGGAGGCTGGTGGAGGAAAACAAGAGGTTGCAGAAGGAGCTTGGTAAGTTTGAGATGGAGCGAGAGAAGAGAGCCAGGAACGTCCTGGAGGCCGAAGGGCAGCTCAAAGACATGGCTGCGAAGCTAGCCCTCTCCGTGCCTGCTGAGAAGTTCGAGGCGATGAAGAGTTCGTTATCAAACGAAGTGAACGAGAAGGCGAAGAAGTTAGCAGAGATGGAAGGAGAGAATGGAAAGCTGCAGGCAGAGTTTTGGCTTTTAAAGAGAGACCTTGAGAGTCAGAAAGTGAAATTGGTTCAGCATGTGAAGCCGGAGGAACACGAACAAATGAGGCGCAGACTTGAGCAAAAAAACGAGGAACTTGGGAAGACCGTTTCCGAAGCGATGTCAAAGAACCAGTCTCTGCAGAAGGAAATGGAGAGGGTTCATGTGGACAACAAGCTGCTGAAGCAGCAACTACAAGCACTAAAAACGGAGATTAAAAGCCAATACGTGCCATTAAAACTGATGGAAGAGGTGAAGAGAGCCAACGAAGTGACTGTGGGTGATCTGACCAAGAAACTTTCTGAAGTCACGCAGAAGTACAGCGAGAACAAAGCAGAAGCGGAGAAGTTGCTGGCAGAAAAGACCAGCTTAAGTCAGAACGTAAGTCACTTCCGGGCTGTGTACCTGTCCCCAGAACAACACGAGAAAGAAATGGCAGCCTTGAAATCCAGCCTAGCTGAAGTGAAGAGGCAGCTTGCCGAGGCTGTTCACAAATGTGACAGCGAGCGAGCAAAAGCGTGCAAGCTGGCATTGGAAAACACCGCTCTGAAAGATGCCATGAGGGATCAGTACGTACCAGTCGCAACACATGAAGAGATTAAAACAATCCTGAACAGCACGTTGGAAAAGACGAACAAGGACCTGTCAGATCTCAAGGGAAAAACCGAAGAGATAAAGCAAGAATTCGTGAGAGTCAATGAAGAGAATGGAACTTTGAAAAACAAGATGAAGCTCCTGCAAACCCAAATCCAGACAGAGTACATCAGTGGAAAAGATCACGAGCGTCAGGTGTCGGGCTTGAACAAAAGCCTGCTCGAGCTTCAGGAAAGCAACGCTGAGCTGATGGCTAAGTATCAGAGAGGCCAAGAGGAGATCTTGCAGTTGCATGCAGAAATTGAAGCCCAGAAGAGAGAGCTCGACACAATCCAAGAATGCATCAAGTCCAAATATGCTCCGCTCTCCTATTTTGAGGAGAAAGAGCAAAACTTTGAAGCTGTGGTGAAAGAGCTAAAAGAGCAGTTGCTAGACCAGACGCAGAAGCGCCAAGAACATGAGGAGGAGACCCGGAGGTGTAAAGAGGAGAATGAAAAGCTAAGGAGTAAGTTTTTGTCCGTACAAAATGACCTGCAACAGAACTATGTTCTGGCTGAGAAATCCcatgaaatggaaaaaatgttcACTGCTAAAATGGAAGAGCTGAGCAAGCAGCTGAGAGACTTGCTGCAAAAATACACCGATGTAAAGCAGGAGAAGGACAAGCTGCAAGAGGAGAGCGCGAAGCAGATCTCGGAAGCCCGTGCCATGCAAAGTCGTCTACAGGGCCAGTACGTGCCAGTGAAGGAGTTTGAAGGCTTGAAGGAGAGTCTGGGTCGCGCAGTTGAGGATCTGAAAGAAGACCTCGGTAGAAAGAAGGCAAGTTATGACAGAGAGGTGCAAAAAGTAGCCGAACTGCAGCAGGAGGTAGCAGATCTAAAGAATTCCTCGATACCTTTGGCAGACCACGCGCAAGTGAAGGAAGCGTTGGAGCGAGAAATCTTAGCAATCAAAATGACTTTGAAAGAAAAGGAGGGGGAGAACCAAGGAAAAAGCGAGGAACTCTTGAAACTCCGGTTGGAGATCCAGAGTGCTAAGCAAGCCTTAACAGACCTCGAGAGCAAAGAAGTAGTTGATATGTCGGAGTATAAATCCATGAGAAGTGCTCTAGAGACCCAGATTGCCAACGTGACTGAGAACTTGGCCAGCTTGACTAAGAAATATGAGGAAGCATGCGAAGAAGCCTTGCAAGCCAAGAAGAGTGAGCTGTCTTTGAAAGATGAAAAAGAATTGCTTCAATCCCGGAGTTCCAGCATAGAGCAAGAAATCAAAGACCAGAAAGAGAGATGCGATAAGTCTTTGACGACCATTATTGACTTGCAGAAGAGAATACAGGAGTCTGCAAAGCAAGTGGAAGCAAAAGATAACAAG ATAACGGAGCTGCTAAATGATGTGGAGCGGCTGAAGCAGGCTCTGAACGGCCTGTCTCAGCTCACGTACACCAGCGGAGTTTCTTCAAAGAGGCAGAACCAGCAGGTTGAGACGCTCCAGCACCAAGTGaaaaccctgcagcagcagctggct GATGCTAAAAGACAGCACCAAGAGGTGATTGCAGTTTATCGGACCCATCTTCTCAGTGCTGTGCAG GGTCACATGGATGAAGACGTCCAAGCCGCGTTGCTTCAGATCATCCGCATGAGACAGGGGCTTGTATGCTAG
- the UACA gene encoding uveal autoantigen with coiled-coil domains and ankyrin repeats isoform X3 → MKSLKSRLRKHEAPGGGALNTDWNKYDDRLMKAAERGDVEKVSSILAKKGVNPTKLDVEGRSAFHVVASKGNLDCLNTILLHGVDIKATDAAGRNALHLAAKYGHALCLQKLLQFNCPTENVDLQGRTALHDAAMSDCSSGIQLLCDHGAAVNAKDGDGRTPLVLATQMCRPSICQSLLDRGADLNARDKQNRTALMLGCEYGCRDAVEVLLRNGADVSLVDALGHDCTYYARIGDNVDILALLKTAIEDSNKVRDLTKKGQPEQKVAGTPQKWNQQQAQDEVNFRPYRREHLTMQELETENNDLKDRLREVQQEQRMLLDRISGLQLQLNEEQMVADDLENEKDELRRLLTAKENQQEESLRTIETLKSKLKYYEGDYMGSGSNFGNRKEDMLHKQGQVFAAESQTRSMLRPLELSLPNQSFTSENEILRRELDNLRAAYGAAKEETSRLQRELSHKAAECKALTLEYERTKVESDGQIKQLEDALKDVQKRMFDSEGKVKQMQTHFLVLKDHLTNEAATGNSKLVEELKDQVKDMKAKYEGASAEVGKLRNQIKQNELLVAEFRRDEGRLVEENKRLQKELGKFEMEREKRARNVLEAEGQLKDMAAKLALSVPAEKFEAMKSSLSNEVNEKAKKLAEMEGENGKLQAEFWLLKRDLESQKVKLVQHVKPEEHEQMRRRLEQKNEELGKTVSEAMSKNQSLQKEMERVHVDNKLLKQQLQALKTEIKSQYVPLKLMEEVKRANEVTVGDLTKKLSEVTQKYSENKAEAEKLLAEKTSLSQNVSHFRAVYLSPEQHEKEMAALKSSLAEVKRQLAEAVHKCDSERAKACKLALENTALKDAMRDQYVPVATHEEIKTILNSTLEKTNKDLSDLKGKTEEIKQEFVRVNEENGTLKNKMKLLQTQIQTEYISGKDHERQVSGLNKSLLELQESNAELMAKYQRGQEEILQLHAEIEAQKRELDTIQECIKSKYAPLSYFEEKEQNFEAVVKELKEQLLDQTQKRQEHEEETRRCKEENEKLRSKFLSVQNDLQQNYVLAEKSHEMEKMFTAKMEELSKQLRDLLQKYTDVKQEKDKLQEESAKQISEARAMQSRLQGQYVPVKEFEGLKESLGRAVEDLKEDLGRKKASYDREVQKVAELQQEVADLKNSSIPLADHAQVKEALEREILAIKMTLKEKEGENQGKSEELLKLRLEIQSAKQALTDLESKEVVDMSEYKSMRSALETQIANVTENLASLTKKYEEACEEALQAKKSELSLKDEKELLQSRSSSIEQEIKDQKERCDKSLTTIIDLQKRIQESAKQVEAKDNKITELLNDVERLKQALNGLSQLTYTSGVSSKRQNQQVETLQHQVKTLQQQLADAKRQHQEVIAVYRTHLLSAVQGHMDEDVQAALLQIIRMRQGLVC, encoded by the exons CTGAATACAGACTGGAACAAATATGATGATCGGTTGATGAAAGCAGCTGAAAGGGGAGATGTGGAGAAAGTGTCGTCGATCCTTGCAAAAAAGGGAGTCAATCCCACTAAACTGGATGTGGAAGGGAGGTCTGC GTTTCATGTTGTAGCATCAAAGGGAAATCTAGACTGCTTGAATACCATTCTTCTACACGGGGTTGATATCAAAGCCACTGATGCTGCAG GGAGAAACGCATTGCATCTAGCTGCGAAATATGGACATGCTCTTTGTTTGCAGAAGCTCTTACAG TTCAATTGTCCAACTGAAAATGTGGATTTGCAGGGCAGGACTGCTCTTCACGATGCAG CGATGTCGGACTGTTCCTCTGGCATACAGCTACTTTGTGATCATGGAGCTGCGGTGAATGCCAAAGACGGG GATGGGAGGACACCACTGGTGCTGGCCACTCAGATGTGTCGTCCAAGCATATGTCAGAGTCTGCTGGATAGGGGAGCTGACCTCAACGCCAGAGACAAACAGAACAG GACTGCTCTAATGTTAGGCTGTGAATATGGCTGCAGGGATGCAGTAGAAGTTTTGCTCAGAAACGGTGCGGATGTTAGTTTGGTTGATGCCCTTGGTCATGACTGTACTTACTATGCCAGAATTGGTGACAATGTTGACATTTTGGCCCTACTAAAGACTGCCATTGAGGACTCCAACAAAG tgAGGGACCTCACGAAAAAAGGGCAGCCTGAACAGAAG GTCGCTGGCACGCCGCAGAAATGGAACCAGCAGCAGGCGCAGGATGAAGTGAACTTCCGGCCGTATCGGAGGGAACACCTGACTATGCAG GAACTGGAGACAGAAAATAATGATTTGAAAGACCGATTGAGAGAAGTTCAGCAGGAACAGCGAATGCTACTAGACAGAATCAGTGGACTTCAGCTACAGCTGAATGAG GAGCAAATGGTTGCTGATGATCTTGAAAATGAG AAAGATGAGCTGAGGAGACTTCTGACAGCCAAGGAAAACCAGCAGGAGGAGAGCCTAAGAACTATTGAAACTCTGAAATCTAAGCTTAAGTACTATGAG GGTGACTACATGGGGTCTGGAAGCAATTTTGGCAACA GGAAGGAAGATATGCTGCATAAACAGGGTCAAGTATTTGCTGCAGAATCACAG ACGAGGTCTATGCTGAGGCCACTGGAGCTTTCTCTCCCCAACCAATCCTTCACATCTGAGAACGAAATTCTAAGAAGAGAGCTCGACAACTTGAGAGCTGCCTATGGTGCCGCAAAAGAAGAAACGAGCAGACTTCAGCGAGAGCTGTCTCATAAGGCAGCTGAATGCAAAGCGTTGACACTGGAATACGAGAGAACCAAAGTGGAATCGGACGGGCAGATAAAGCAGTTGGAGGATGCTCTGAAAGACGTGCAGAAGCGAATGTTCGACTCGGAAGGCAAAGTCAAGCAAATGCAAACCCACTTCCTTGTGCTGAAGGATCACTTGACTAACGAAGCCGCTACAGGGAACAGTAAGCTAGTAGAAGAGCTGAAGGATCAGGTGAAAGACATGAAAGCAAAATATGAAGGAGCCTCCGCAGAagtaggcaagctaaggaaccAGATCAAGCAGAACGAGCTGCTGGTTGCAGAGTTCAGGCGAGATGAAGGGAGGCTGGTGGAGGAAAACAAGAGGTTGCAGAAGGAGCTTGGTAAGTTTGAGATGGAGCGAGAGAAGAGAGCCAGGAACGTCCTGGAGGCCGAAGGGCAGCTCAAAGACATGGCTGCGAAGCTAGCCCTCTCCGTGCCTGCTGAGAAGTTCGAGGCGATGAAGAGTTCGTTATCAAACGAAGTGAACGAGAAGGCGAAGAAGTTAGCAGAGATGGAAGGAGAGAATGGAAAGCTGCAGGCAGAGTTTTGGCTTTTAAAGAGAGACCTTGAGAGTCAGAAAGTGAAATTGGTTCAGCATGTGAAGCCGGAGGAACACGAACAAATGAGGCGCAGACTTGAGCAAAAAAACGAGGAACTTGGGAAGACCGTTTCCGAAGCGATGTCAAAGAACCAGTCTCTGCAGAAGGAAATGGAGAGGGTTCATGTGGACAACAAGCTGCTGAAGCAGCAACTACAAGCACTAAAAACGGAGATTAAAAGCCAATACGTGCCATTAAAACTGATGGAAGAGGTGAAGAGAGCCAACGAAGTGACTGTGGGTGATCTGACCAAGAAACTTTCTGAAGTCACGCAGAAGTACAGCGAGAACAAAGCAGAAGCGGAGAAGTTGCTGGCAGAAAAGACCAGCTTAAGTCAGAACGTAAGTCACTTCCGGGCTGTGTACCTGTCCCCAGAACAACACGAGAAAGAAATGGCAGCCTTGAAATCCAGCCTAGCTGAAGTGAAGAGGCAGCTTGCCGAGGCTGTTCACAAATGTGACAGCGAGCGAGCAAAAGCGTGCAAGCTGGCATTGGAAAACACCGCTCTGAAAGATGCCATGAGGGATCAGTACGTACCAGTCGCAACACATGAAGAGATTAAAACAATCCTGAACAGCACGTTGGAAAAGACGAACAAGGACCTGTCAGATCTCAAGGGAAAAACCGAAGAGATAAAGCAAGAATTCGTGAGAGTCAATGAAGAGAATGGAACTTTGAAAAACAAGATGAAGCTCCTGCAAACCCAAATCCAGACAGAGTACATCAGTGGAAAAGATCACGAGCGTCAGGTGTCGGGCTTGAACAAAAGCCTGCTCGAGCTTCAGGAAAGCAACGCTGAGCTGATGGCTAAGTATCAGAGAGGCCAAGAGGAGATCTTGCAGTTGCATGCAGAAATTGAAGCCCAGAAGAGAGAGCTCGACACAATCCAAGAATGCATCAAGTCCAAATATGCTCCGCTCTCCTATTTTGAGGAGAAAGAGCAAAACTTTGAAGCTGTGGTGAAAGAGCTAAAAGAGCAGTTGCTAGACCAGACGCAGAAGCGCCAAGAACATGAGGAGGAGACCCGGAGGTGTAAAGAGGAGAATGAAAAGCTAAGGAGTAAGTTTTTGTCCGTACAAAATGACCTGCAACAGAACTATGTTCTGGCTGAGAAATCCcatgaaatggaaaaaatgttcACTGCTAAAATGGAAGAGCTGAGCAAGCAGCTGAGAGACTTGCTGCAAAAATACACCGATGTAAAGCAGGAGAAGGACAAGCTGCAAGAGGAGAGCGCGAAGCAGATCTCGGAAGCCCGTGCCATGCAAAGTCGTCTACAGGGCCAGTACGTGCCAGTGAAGGAGTTTGAAGGCTTGAAGGAGAGTCTGGGTCGCGCAGTTGAGGATCTGAAAGAAGACCTCGGTAGAAAGAAGGCAAGTTATGACAGAGAGGTGCAAAAAGTAGCCGAACTGCAGCAGGAGGTAGCAGATCTAAAGAATTCCTCGATACCTTTGGCAGACCACGCGCAAGTGAAGGAAGCGTTGGAGCGAGAAATCTTAGCAATCAAAATGACTTTGAAAGAAAAGGAGGGGGAGAACCAAGGAAAAAGCGAGGAACTCTTGAAACTCCGGTTGGAGATCCAGAGTGCTAAGCAAGCCTTAACAGACCTCGAGAGCAAAGAAGTAGTTGATATGTCGGAGTATAAATCCATGAGAAGTGCTCTAGAGACCCAGATTGCCAACGTGACTGAGAACTTGGCCAGCTTGACTAAGAAATATGAGGAAGCATGCGAAGAAGCCTTGCAAGCCAAGAAGAGTGAGCTGTCTTTGAAAGATGAAAAAGAATTGCTTCAATCCCGGAGTTCCAGCATAGAGCAAGAAATCAAAGACCAGAAAGAGAGATGCGATAAGTCTTTGACGACCATTATTGACTTGCAGAAGAGAATACAGGAGTCTGCAAAGCAAGTGGAAGCAAAAGATAACAAG ATAACGGAGCTGCTAAATGATGTGGAGCGGCTGAAGCAGGCTCTGAACGGCCTGTCTCAGCTCACGTACACCAGCGGAGTTTCTTCAAAGAGGCAGAACCAGCAGGTTGAGACGCTCCAGCACCAAGTGaaaaccctgcagcagcagctggct GATGCTAAAAGACAGCACCAAGAGGTGATTGCAGTTTATCGGACCCATCTTCTCAGTGCTGTGCAG GGTCACATGGATGAAGACGTCCAAGCCGCGTTGCTTCAGATCATCCGCATGAGACAGGGGCTTGTATGCTAG